The proteins below are encoded in one region of Terriglobia bacterium:
- a CDS encoding ATP-binding cassette domain-containing protein codes for MGGFRRKKQAIRVVALDGISLEVGAGEIFGLLGPNGAGKTTTVGILTTRVRPTDGTAWIGAHNVWQELVQVKRLIGVVPQRPNLDFSLTAREILVFHGAYFQVPPAQRTRRAAELLDRFKLTERANEMLLGFSGGMLQRLSIARAMMHDPEVLFLDEPSAGLDPQTRLLLWDIIREYHARGKTILLTTHNMEEADALCRRVAIVDHGKIIALGTPQELKQSVPGGFLLQLQFDAPTPELLQGLERLEGVTEVRPRGDGTVYIYADRGGSLVPEVASLATEARVGIRDVHISEPSLENLFLHHTGRSLRE; via the coding sequence ATGGGCGGGTTCCGGCGCAAGAAGCAGGCAATTCGGGTTGTGGCGCTGGACGGGATCTCACTCGAAGTCGGCGCCGGCGAAATTTTCGGGCTGCTCGGGCCCAATGGCGCCGGCAAGACCACGACCGTGGGCATTCTCACCACCCGGGTCCGTCCCACAGACGGCACGGCCTGGATCGGCGCCCACAACGTGTGGCAGGAACTGGTGCAGGTCAAGCGCTTGATTGGCGTGGTGCCGCAGCGGCCGAATCTCGATTTCAGTTTGACCGCCCGGGAAATCCTCGTCTTTCACGGGGCCTACTTTCAGGTTCCCCCGGCGCAGCGCACGCGGCGCGCCGCCGAGTTGCTCGACCGGTTCAAGCTGACCGAGCGGGCCAATGAGATGCTGCTCGGCTTTTCCGGCGGAATGCTGCAGCGGCTCTCGATTGCCCGGGCCATGATGCATGACCCGGAAGTCCTGTTTCTGGATGAGCCGAGCGCGGGCCTGGATCCGCAGACACGGCTGCTGCTTTGGGACATCATCCGCGAGTATCATGCGCGCGGCAAGACCATCCTGCTCACGACCCACAATATGGAGGAGGCGGACGCGCTGTGCCGGCGCGTGGCCATTGTGGATCACGGCAAAATCATTGCCCTGGGCACGCCCCAGGAACTTAAGCAATCTGTGCCGGGGGGCTTTCTGCTGCAGCTGCAGTTTGACGCGCCGACGCCGGAGCTCCTGCAGGGGCTCGAGCGGCTGGAGGGCGTCACGGAAGTTCGGCCCCGCGGCGACGGCACTGTCTACATCTACGCGGACCGCGGCGGCTCGCTTGTCCCCGAAGTGGCAAGCCTCGCAACGGAGGCGCGCGTCGGCATCCGCGACGTACACATCTCGGAGCCAAGCCTCGAGAATCTGTTTCTGCATCACACGGGAAGGAGCCTGCGCGAATGA